The Caulifigura coniformis genome includes a region encoding these proteins:
- a CDS encoding extracellular catalytic domain type 1 short-chain-length polyhydroxyalkanoate depolymerase: protein MTSLPIAVLLGALVAAPLGPGDHARKLSVDGRERSYLVHVPEAYSRERATPVVLVLHGARTNGLITIAVTGMNAKSDQAGFIAVYPNGTGSDPFLYWNAGQRSSQIVRENPDDVKFIRLLLDDLGAVLNVDQKRVFAAGMSNGGMMCYRLAAELSDRIAAIAPVAGTMAIPTARPGRPVSVLHFHGTADNVVQYNGRNSGALQPLKSVSDSIEYWRIVNGCAAKPVVSDLPDRDRSDGTTVRRTQYPPGNDAAEVVLYAVQNGGHTWPGQKSLLPTLGKSTLDISANDLMWEFFERHSMK from the coding sequence ATGACGTCACTGCCCATCGCCGTCCTCCTCGGAGCGCTCGTCGCCGCGCCGCTCGGCCCGGGTGACCATGCGCGCAAACTCTCCGTCGACGGCCGGGAGCGGTCGTATCTTGTTCACGTTCCCGAAGCGTATTCGCGGGAGCGCGCGACGCCGGTGGTGCTTGTCCTGCATGGAGCGAGAACAAACGGGCTGATCACCATCGCGGTGACCGGGATGAACGCCAAGTCCGATCAGGCCGGGTTCATTGCCGTTTATCCCAACGGGACCGGATCGGACCCGTTCCTGTACTGGAACGCCGGCCAGCGTTCGTCGCAGATCGTGCGCGAGAATCCCGACGACGTGAAGTTCATCCGCCTGTTGCTCGACGACCTGGGAGCGGTCCTGAACGTCGACCAGAAGCGGGTCTTCGCCGCCGGCATGTCGAATGGCGGGATGATGTGTTATCGCCTGGCCGCGGAACTCTCGGATCGCATCGCAGCCATTGCGCCCGTGGCCGGAACGATGGCCATTCCCACCGCCCGGCCAGGACGGCCGGTGTCGGTGCTGCATTTCCACGGCACGGCCGACAACGTGGTGCAATACAACGGCAGGAACTCGGGCGCGCTTCAGCCACTGAAATCGGTGAGCGATTCGATCGAGTACTGGAGGATCGTCAACGGTTGTGCAGCGAAGCCGGTCGTCTCCGACCTTCCGGATCGCGACAGGAGCGACGGAACGACGGTCCGCAGGACGCAGTACCCGCCGGGCAATGACGCCGCGGAGGTCGTCCTCTACGCGGTTCAGAACGGAGGCCATACCTGGCCAGGCCAGAAATCGCTGCTTCCCACCCTCGGCAAGTCGACGCTGGACATCTCCGCGAACGACCTGATGTGGGAATTCTTCGAGCGTCATTCCATGAAATGA
- a CDS encoding PSD1 and planctomycete cytochrome C domain-containing protein, whose translation MTRICVAVLLLATCAPTLLWAEETPDEFFERKIRPVLVQHCYRCHSADGDSLKANLFLDSRDGMRRGGDSGPAVVPGDLKKSLLIDALRYESIEMPPSGKLPENVIADFVTWVEMGAPDPRKDGPAAAAMPVTASTIDWTTAREFWSFRKPEAHPQPRVSAPDWVSRPLDGFILEKLDRAGLKPAEEADRRMLIRRVTFDLTGLSPTPADVDAFVADDSPEAYENVVDRLLAAPQYGERWARLWLDIARYAEDQAHIVGSNRELCYPNAYRYRDWVIAALNSDLPYDEFIRRQLAADLIAPDDQESHVALGFIGLGPKYYRRGSPEVMAEEWEDRVDTVTRGLLGLTVACARCHHHKYDPIPTEDYYALAGVFASTEMFNRPLTEAAETTKGGQSKKADEALHIVRDLKPHDIEVMIRGDVSKKGPKVERHFLTALSNDVPSPLQNGSGRLDLAKAIASRENPLTARVIVNRVWAQFFKTVLVKTMSNFGALGDAPTHPELLDDIAVRFMDNGWSLKWLVREIALSSTYRQSSHAAPESLQADPENRLLSRMPRRRLSVEAWRDAVMAASGELDPSVYGVSIDPMNVEARRRTVYAEISRLELNKLLALFDFPDPNTHNPQRNATTTPLQKLFVLNNPFMLRHAEKLRDRVAVQAGDDAPLRVVLAYRLVFGRMPTADEQQLASEFLGDMPSAERWTEYTHALLASNEFLILD comes from the coding sequence ATGACTCGCATTTGCGTCGCGGTGTTGCTGCTGGCCACTTGCGCTCCCACTCTCTTGTGGGCGGAAGAAACTCCGGACGAGTTCTTCGAGCGGAAGATCCGGCCGGTCCTCGTTCAACATTGCTATCGCTGCCATTCTGCTGATGGAGATTCGCTCAAGGCGAACCTGTTTCTCGATTCACGCGACGGCATGCGTCGTGGCGGCGATTCCGGTCCGGCCGTTGTTCCAGGCGATCTCAAGAAGAGCCTGCTGATTGATGCGCTGCGGTATGAATCGATCGAGATGCCTCCCTCGGGAAAGCTCCCTGAGAATGTGATTGCCGACTTCGTGACGTGGGTCGAGATGGGAGCGCCCGATCCGCGGAAGGACGGGCCGGCGGCCGCCGCCATGCCAGTCACGGCGTCCACGATCGACTGGACCACGGCACGGGAGTTCTGGTCGTTCCGGAAGCCGGAAGCACATCCCCAGCCCAGGGTGTCCGCCCCGGACTGGGTCTCGCGTCCGCTGGATGGATTCATCCTCGAGAAACTCGATCGGGCCGGTCTGAAACCGGCCGAAGAGGCCGACCGGCGGATGCTCATCCGCCGCGTGACATTCGACCTGACTGGTCTTTCGCCGACTCCCGCGGACGTTGACGCATTTGTGGCCGATGACTCGCCTGAGGCGTACGAGAACGTCGTCGACCGGCTGCTGGCGGCGCCGCAGTACGGCGAGCGTTGGGCCCGGCTGTGGCTCGACATCGCCCGCTACGCCGAAGACCAGGCGCATATCGTCGGCTCCAACCGCGAACTCTGTTATCCGAACGCGTATCGCTACCGGGACTGGGTGATCGCCGCCCTGAACAGCGACCTCCCCTATGACGAGTTCATCCGCCGCCAACTGGCGGCCGACCTGATCGCGCCCGACGATCAGGAAAGCCACGTCGCCCTCGGGTTCATCGGCCTCGGACCGAAATACTATCGCCGCGGCTCACCTGAGGTGATGGCTGAGGAATGGGAGGACCGTGTCGATACCGTGACCCGCGGATTGCTCGGTCTGACGGTTGCCTGCGCCCGCTGTCACCACCACAAGTACGACCCCATTCCAACGGAAGACTACTACGCGCTCGCGGGCGTCTTCGCGAGCACGGAGATGTTCAACAGGCCGCTGACTGAGGCCGCGGAAACGACCAAGGGAGGACAGTCGAAAAAGGCGGACGAGGCGCTGCATATCGTGCGCGACCTCAAGCCTCATGATATCGAGGTGATGATCCGCGGCGACGTGTCGAAGAAGGGGCCGAAAGTCGAACGGCACTTCCTGACCGCGCTCAGCAACGACGTCCCCTCCCCGCTTCAGAACGGAAGCGGCCGGCTCGATCTCGCGAAGGCGATCGCCAGTCGTGAAAACCCGCTGACGGCGCGGGTGATCGTGAACCGGGTCTGGGCTCAGTTCTTCAAGACGGTCCTGGTGAAAACGATGAGTAATTTCGGCGCCCTTGGCGATGCGCCGACGCACCCCGAGCTTCTGGACGACATCGCTGTCCGGTTTATGGACAACGGCTGGTCTTTGAAATGGCTGGTGCGCGAGATCGCGCTCTCTTCGACGTATCGCCAGTCGAGCCACGCCGCCCCGGAAAGCCTCCAAGCCGATCCGGAAAACCGGCTCCTGAGCCGGATGCCGCGTCGGCGACTCAGCGTGGAAGCGTGGCGGGACGCCGTGATGGCGGCCTCGGGGGAACTCGACCCGAGCGTGTACGGCGTTTCGATCGATCCGATGAACGTCGAGGCGCGCCGTCGCACGGTATATGCCGAGATCAGTCGTCTGGAACTGAATAAGCTCCTGGCCCTGTTCGACTTCCCCGATCCGAACACGCACAACCCGCAACGCAACGCGACGACCACGCCGCTTCAGAAGCTCTTCGTGTTGAACAATCCGTTCATGCTCCGGCATGCGGAGAAGCTTCGCGACCGGGTCGCCGTTCAGGCCGGCGACGACGCCCCGTTGAGGGTGGTGCTCGCTTATCGCCTGGTCTTCGGCCGGATGCCGACGGCCGACGAACAGCAGCTCGCATCCGAGTTTCTCGGCGACATGCCGAGCGCGGAACGCTGGACGGAATACACCCATGCCCTGCTCGCATCGAACGAATTCCTGATCCTCGACTGA
- a CDS encoding DUF1501 domain-containing protein codes for MTFPLPAAVSRRQALRQAGAGFGMLGLTGALSAAGMLQAATGPASGSSVAAAFPNHAPRAKRVIFLFMNGAPSHVDTFDPKPALARYEGQQPEGIKSKGSGFMPSPFTFAPYGDSGVVMSELFPNLAQHADDVCVIRSMHTDVPNHEPGLLLMNCGHQQPVRPCLGSWASYGLGSENRNLPGFVVLTPGMPVVGPQLWSNSFLPGQHQATSVNTSDLDIERLVANIRHPSLSRPEQRRQLNLVLEINRRHLRERENDAVLEEQIRAMELAFEMQREAAEAFDVSREPKHVRELYGPSDFGQGCLLARRLAERGVRFIQVYYVTKKNKQPWDTHSNNNAGHRTLCADSDRATAALLSDLQARGLLEDTLVVWGGEFGRTPYSQMDLSKMDAAKAGRDHHNTGFSMLLAGGGVKGGYTHGATDELGMHATEKRVHVHDLHATILHLMGIDHEKLTYHYSGRDFRLTDVHGTVVHDIIA; via the coding sequence ATGACGTTTCCGCTTCCTGCTGCTGTTTCCCGTCGACAGGCCCTTCGCCAGGCCGGCGCCGGCTTCGGAATGCTCGGGCTCACTGGAGCGCTCAGCGCGGCCGGGATGCTTCAGGCCGCGACGGGACCGGCGTCCGGTTCATCGGTGGCGGCCGCGTTCCCGAATCACGCGCCTCGTGCCAAACGCGTGATCTTCCTGTTCATGAACGGCGCGCCGTCGCATGTCGACACCTTCGACCCCAAGCCGGCGCTCGCCAGATACGAAGGGCAGCAACCCGAAGGGATCAAGTCGAAGGGAAGCGGCTTCATGCCGTCACCGTTCACGTTCGCGCCTTATGGCGACAGCGGCGTCGTGATGTCCGAACTTTTCCCGAATCTGGCCCAGCACGCGGATGACGTCTGCGTGATCCGGTCGATGCACACAGACGTTCCCAATCATGAGCCTGGACTACTGCTGATGAACTGCGGCCATCAGCAGCCCGTACGGCCATGCCTCGGGTCGTGGGCGTCGTATGGCCTGGGAAGCGAAAACCGGAATCTTCCGGGTTTTGTCGTGCTGACGCCCGGGATGCCGGTCGTCGGTCCGCAGCTCTGGTCGAATTCTTTCCTCCCTGGCCAGCACCAGGCGACTTCGGTCAATACATCGGACCTCGACATCGAACGCCTGGTGGCCAACATCCGGCATCCTTCGCTGAGCCGCCCGGAGCAGCGGCGCCAACTCAACCTCGTGCTCGAAATCAATCGCCGGCACCTGCGCGAGCGGGAGAACGACGCCGTGCTGGAGGAGCAGATTCGCGCCATGGAGCTGGCGTTCGAAATGCAGCGTGAGGCCGCCGAGGCGTTCGACGTCTCCCGGGAACCGAAGCATGTGCGCGAGCTCTATGGACCGAGCGATTTCGGCCAGGGTTGCCTGCTTGCCCGGCGGCTGGCGGAGCGTGGCGTGCGGTTCATCCAGGTCTACTACGTCACGAAGAAGAACAAGCAGCCCTGGGACACGCATTCCAACAACAACGCCGGGCACCGGACGCTTTGTGCCGACAGCGACCGCGCGACGGCGGCGCTGCTCTCCGACCTTCAGGCTCGCGGGCTGCTCGAAGACACGCTCGTCGTCTGGGGGGGCGAATTCGGGCGGACTCCCTATTCGCAAATGGACCTGTCCAAGATGGATGCCGCGAAGGCCGGCCGCGACCACCACAACACCGGCTTCAGCATGCTCCTGGCTGGCGGCGGGGTGAAGGGGGGCTACACGCACGGAGCCACGGACGAGCTGGGGATGCACGCCACGGAAAAACGCGTTCACGTGCACGACCTGCACGCGACGATCCTGCACCTGATGGGGATCGACCACGAAAAGCTCACCTACCACTACTCGGGACGCGATTTCCGGCTGACGGATGTGCACGGCACGGTCGTCCACGACATCATCGCCTGA